One Psychrobacillus glaciei genomic region harbors:
- a CDS encoding VTT domain-containing protein: protein MEIIQGLISFILHIDEHLVDIIHNFGGWSYAILFLIVFIETGVVIFPFLPGDSLLFASGAFAAVGAFHITLLWLVFFVAAVLGDTMNYQIGKKVGTSIPPNSLLGKWINQEKMFKAEQFFNKHGGKTIVIARFMPFIRTFAPFIAGASQMHYRDFIVYNVMGAALWVTLGTVLGYFFGGIPIIKDNFSTVLLLIIFVSVLPGIIGLLKSRMKK from the coding sequence ATGGAAATTATTCAAGGTTTGATTAGTTTTATTTTGCATATAGATGAGCATTTGGTAGATATTATTCATAATTTCGGCGGATGGTCATATGCAATATTATTTTTGATTGTCTTTATTGAGACTGGTGTTGTTATTTTTCCTTTCTTACCTGGAGATTCTCTATTATTTGCAAGCGGAGCATTTGCGGCGGTTGGAGCATTTCACATTACTTTGTTGTGGCTTGTCTTTTTTGTAGCAGCGGTTCTTGGCGATACGATGAATTATCAGATTGGGAAAAAAGTAGGGACCTCTATTCCTCCCAATAGTTTACTTGGGAAGTGGATTAACCAAGAGAAGATGTTTAAGGCGGAACAGTTTTTTAACAAACACGGCGGAAAAACAATAGTCATTGCTAGATTTATGCCATTTATTCGCACGTTTGCACCATTTATTGCAGGAGCAAGCCAAATGCATTATCGTGATTTTATCGTTTATAATGTGATGGGTGCAGCGTTGTGGGTAACTTTAGGAACGGTACTGGGTTATTTCTTTGGAGGTATCCCTATAATTAAAGATAACTTCTCAACGGTTTTATTGCTTATTATATTTGTTTCCGTTTTACCTGGAATAATAGGACTTTTGAAAAGT
- a CDS encoding TRM11 family SAM-dependent methyltransferase, translated as MTNISRQPAFIYTYAYNDAERSLCHLEMRSFFGEDTEIKIIKSQVKIDPSRSPFMKGRVEILIDGDTVEEIIAQASAFGSENETNKVIFLKINDRQGKDKIENSERLQIERAIGSEMQGEFDLHNPDQLYAIVPYGGRWYFGLYTKSEPIWFHHVKKPREYSTALSTRVARAVANIAVPHPKGILAIDPCCGIGTVLVEALSMGIHIVGRDINPLVCEGSRENIAYFGLTGDVKKSAIEDITETYDVAIIDLPYNLYTSASWEEQFTILKHARRIAKKVVIVTIESMDDRLKTVGFQITDRCITTKQQFSREIVVCE; from the coding sequence TTGACGAACATTAGCCGACAACCGGCATTCATTTATACATATGCATACAATGATGCAGAACGCTCTTTATGTCATTTAGAGATGCGCTCTTTTTTTGGAGAAGACACAGAAATAAAAATTATAAAAAGCCAAGTGAAAATCGATCCTAGTAGAAGTCCATTTATGAAAGGTCGAGTAGAAATTTTAATAGATGGTGACACAGTAGAAGAGATCATTGCACAGGCTTCTGCTTTTGGTTCAGAAAATGAGACGAATAAAGTGATATTCCTGAAAATTAACGATCGCCAAGGTAAAGATAAAATTGAAAATAGCGAGCGTCTTCAAATAGAACGAGCAATCGGAAGTGAGATGCAAGGAGAGTTTGATTTACATAATCCCGACCAGCTATACGCAATAGTTCCATATGGTGGTCGCTGGTATTTTGGTTTGTATACAAAAAGTGAACCGATATGGTTTCATCATGTAAAAAAACCAAGAGAGTATTCTACAGCTTTAAGCACACGCGTTGCTAGGGCTGTAGCAAATATAGCAGTTCCGCATCCAAAAGGAATCTTGGCAATAGATCCTTGTTGTGGAATAGGAACGGTACTAGTAGAAGCGTTATCTATGGGGATACATATCGTTGGTCGAGATATTAATCCATTAGTTTGTGAAGGATCAAGAGAAAATATTGCTTATTTTGGTTTAACTGGTGATGTAAAAAAGAGTGCAATAGAAGACATAACGGAAACATATGATGTAGCTATTATCGATTTACCGTACAATTTATATACAAGTGCATCTTGGGAAGAACAGTTCACCATTTTAAAACATGCCAGAAGAATTGCAAAAAAAGTAGTCATTGTAACAATTGAATCGATGGATGATCGTTTAAAAACGGTGGGCTTTCAAATAACGGACCGCTGCATAACAACAAAGCAACAGTTTTCTCGTGAAATAGTCGTATGCGAATGA
- a CDS encoding acetyl-CoA hydrolase/transferase family protein: MIKNLERIKDNSLHSLVVGANEAASWIQDGMTLGLSGFTRAGDAKAVPFALVERAKKEDFKVNIFTGASLGSDIDKLLSEAGIINKRLPFQADATMRKNINAGKHLFVDQHLSHTAEMIRSGALPEIDFAIVEAISITSDGMIIPTTSVGNSLTFVSQAKNIIVEINLGHSELLEGLHDLYEPADQGEREPIPVTKVDDRIGTMGIPFDSAKIRGIVFTEHIDSPSTIVSPDFETEEIAQHLITFLREEVKAGRFTNKLAPIQSGIGSVANAVLHGMIDSEFEDLQVYSEVLQDSVFDLIDAGKVNFASACSITLSGKKMEQVYGNFEKYRDQLILRPQEITNHPEIIRRLGLIAINTALEFDIYGNVNSTHVSGTKMMNGIGGSGDFARNSRVAIFVTKSIAKGGNISSIVPFVAHVDHTEHDVDVVVTEQGYVDLRGLAPRERAELIIENCAHPHYKEQLSHYYEEALTRGGQTPHVLEKAFSFHTNLAEHGTMLEKLV; encoded by the coding sequence ATGATAAAGAATCTTGAGCGTATTAAGGATAATAGTTTACATAGTCTAGTTGTTGGTGCGAATGAAGCAGCATCATGGATTCAAGATGGAATGACATTGGGGTTAAGTGGTTTTACACGTGCAGGTGATGCGAAAGCGGTTCCATTTGCTTTAGTGGAAAGAGCGAAAAAAGAAGATTTTAAAGTGAATATTTTTACAGGAGCATCTTTAGGCTCCGATATAGACAAGTTATTATCAGAAGCAGGTATCATAAATAAGCGTTTGCCATTCCAGGCAGATGCAACAATGCGAAAAAACATTAATGCTGGTAAACATTTATTCGTCGATCAGCATTTATCACATACAGCGGAAATGATTCGATCAGGAGCTTTACCTGAAATTGACTTTGCAATAGTGGAAGCGATTTCAATTACGTCAGATGGAATGATTATTCCAACTACTTCTGTTGGTAACTCTCTAACATTTGTATCACAAGCAAAAAATATTATAGTAGAGATAAACTTGGGTCATTCGGAATTATTAGAAGGATTGCATGATTTATACGAACCAGCAGATCAAGGGGAAAGAGAGCCCATTCCTGTAACAAAGGTAGATGATCGAATTGGGACAATGGGTATTCCATTTGATTCAGCAAAAATAAGAGGGATTGTGTTTACAGAACATATAGATTCCCCTTCCACAATTGTTTCTCCAGATTTTGAAACGGAAGAAATTGCTCAGCATTTAATTACATTTCTACGTGAAGAAGTGAAGGCGGGCAGGTTTACAAATAAACTTGCACCCATACAATCAGGGATTGGCTCCGTTGCTAATGCTGTATTACATGGCATGATCGATTCTGAGTTTGAGGATTTACAAGTATATTCAGAAGTACTACAAGACTCTGTGTTTGATTTAATAGATGCTGGAAAAGTAAACTTTGCATCAGCATGTTCTATTACACTTTCAGGAAAGAAAATGGAGCAAGTATATGGGAACTTTGAAAAGTATCGTGATCAGCTTATATTAAGACCACAAGAAATAACAAATCACCCGGAGATCATACGTCGTCTCGGATTAATTGCTATTAATACTGCTTTAGAATTCGATATTTATGGGAACGTTAACTCTACTCATGTCTCTGGAACAAAAATGATGAATGGGATTGGCGGTTCCGGAGACTTCGCCCGTAATTCACGAGTAGCCATTTTTGTGACAAAATCAATTGCCAAGGGCGGGAACATTTCAAGTATCGTTCCTTTCGTAGCGCACGTGGATCATACGGAGCATGACGTTGACGTAGTTGTGACGGAGCAAGGTTATGTGGATTTACGTGGATTAGCACCTAGGGAACGAGCAGAACTAATCATTGAAAACTGTGCACACCCTCACTATAAAGAACAATTAAGTCATTACTATGAGGAAGCTTTAACAAGAGGAGGACAAACTCCTCATGTACTAGAAAAGGCATTTTCATTCCATACGAATTTAGCTGAACATGGGACGATGCTAGAAAAACTCGTTTAA
- a CDS encoding YitT family protein, whose amino-acid sequence MIAVGAILMAVGLELFLVPNLILDGGVVGVSIILSHLTGLRLGVFIFILNIPFFFLGYKQIGKTFALSTLFGITVLSIFTSLLHKVDPVTTDLLLSTVFGGIVLGIGVGLVIRNGGSLDGSEILAILFNKALPFSVGEIIMIINLVIFSVAGFVFTWEQAMYSFLAYFIAFKTIDIVIQGLDESKSVYIISDYIEDIGDTIMDRLGRGVTYLHGEGAFTGDNKKVIFTVITRLEEAKLKTIVEEIDDHAFLAVGNIAEVRGGRFKKKDIH is encoded by the coding sequence ATGATTGCTGTTGGTGCAATATTAATGGCTGTTGGTTTAGAACTATTTTTGGTTCCTAACCTAATATTAGACGGTGGAGTTGTTGGTGTTTCCATCATCCTTTCTCATCTTACAGGTCTTCGTTTAGGAGTTTTTATATTTATCTTGAACATCCCTTTCTTTTTCCTCGGTTATAAGCAAATAGGAAAAACCTTCGCATTATCTACACTATTTGGTATTACTGTCTTATCCATTTTCACATCGTTATTACATAAAGTTGACCCTGTAACTACAGACTTATTACTTTCCACTGTATTTGGCGGAATCGTGTTAGGGATCGGAGTTGGTCTTGTAATTCGAAACGGTGGTTCTCTTGATGGATCTGAGATTCTAGCAATCTTATTTAATAAGGCCCTCCCGTTCTCTGTCGGAGAAATCATTATGATTATTAACTTAGTTATTTTCTCAGTAGCAGGATTCGTCTTTACATGGGAGCAAGCGATGTATTCATTTTTAGCCTACTTCATTGCATTTAAAACGATTGATATTGTTATTCAAGGTCTAGATGAATCTAAATCTGTTTATATAATAAGTGATTATATAGAAGATATTGGAGATACAATTATGGATCGTTTAGGACGTGGTGTTACTTATTTGCACGGTGAAGGTGCATTTACCGGAGACAATAAAAAAGTGATTTTCACCGTCATTACACGATTAGAAGAAGCTAAGCTTAAAACGATCGTAGAAGAGATTGATGATCATGCTTTTCTAGCGGTAGGTAATATTGCAGAAGTTCGTGGTGGAAGATTCAAGAAAAAAGATATTCATTAA
- a CDS encoding LytTR family DNA-binding domain-containing protein: MKDLSIVALLDVIGELFSDEISIAVSNTEEYIYYRPSKRIDLKITPGDSVKEGTIAYKALHSKQKVSEFIDREVFGVPYHGMAVPFQFKGELEGCVLAIYPAFTEGKSVITIKTQDGWKPIPFTDVYYLEAKDRKTYIVTKTFSGTHTSSLQDFEYRLPKEMFIRCHRSFIVNVHHIKEIFPDTHSTFVLAMDNEEKISVSQSYSSYFRKLLGF; the protein is encoded by the coding sequence ATGAAGGATTTATCCATTGTTGCACTTTTAGACGTAATTGGTGAATTGTTTTCAGATGAAATTTCTATTGCCGTTTCTAATACCGAAGAATATATATATTATCGCCCAAGTAAGCGAATAGATTTGAAAATTACTCCAGGAGATTCTGTAAAAGAAGGAACGATTGCTTACAAAGCATTGCATAGTAAGCAAAAGGTTTCCGAATTTATAGACAGGGAAGTTTTTGGAGTACCTTATCATGGCATGGCAGTGCCATTTCAGTTCAAAGGAGAACTAGAAGGGTGTGTTTTAGCTATTTATCCTGCTTTCACGGAAGGAAAATCAGTTATTACAATAAAGACGCAAGATGGATGGAAACCTATCCCTTTTACAGATGTTTACTATTTAGAAGCTAAAGATCGTAAAACATATATTGTAACGAAAACGTTCTCTGGTACGCATACTAGTTCATTACAAGACTTTGAATATAGGCTTCCAAAGGAAATGTTTATTCGATGTCATAGATCCTTTATCGTCAATGTACATCATATAAAAGAAATTTTTCCAGATACGCACTCTACATTTGTACTTGCGATGGATAATGAAGAAAAAATATCCGTGAGTCAATCGTATTCAAGTTATTTTCGAAAGCTATTAGGATTTTAA